Genomic DNA from Lactiplantibacillus paraplantarum:
ATTTAGTCCATTTTTTGTTGTTAGAACTTAAAAAAGTTGCCCAGTCGGCAACTCACAAACAGACACATGCTGGTAAATTACAAAGCAATCATTTAGCCGTGAGGCTTTGTAATTCAGTTAGAGCATATCAGATTTGTATTGTAATGCAAGTCGAATGTTTTAGCAACTCTCTTTTGAGACAGCGTGTGTCAGTCAAGAAAGGGAGTTTTTATTATGACAAAATCAACAAATTTTAATTACTATGAAGCAGATAACGTATATGGAGCCTTATTTTTCCAGTTCCCTAAGGTATTAATGTATGGCGAGCAATACAAGCATTTAAGCAATGACGCTAAATTAGCCTATATGGTACTAAAAGACCGATTAGAGTATTCTTTGCGCAATAACTGGGTTGATAGTGAAGGACACGTCTACTTTATCTTTACCAATCAAGAACTAATGGACTTGTTCAATTGTTCAAAGGGAAAAGTCATCAAAATAAAAGCAGAGCTGGAATCAATCGGATTACTCGTTCAGAAACAAATGGGCTTTAACCCGAAAACTAAGAAAAATGAACCGAATCGCTTATATCTGTCCAAGCTCGATGTGAAAGCAACCGATGTCTATTTACGCGGCGAATTTGGTCAAAAAAGCTCTCAAACCCTTGCTACGAGCGGAAGTTCAAAAAATGAACTTCCGCGGGAGACCGTTGAAACCCTTGCTACAAGCGGAAGTTCAAAAAATGAACTTCCGCATAAGTTCGTTGACACCAGCTCTCAAACCCTTGCTACGAGCGGAAGTTCAAAAAATGGACTTAATCTATATAGAGAACCTAAAGAAAGAGACAAAAACAGATACAATATAGATACTCAAAAGTTGAACTTTTCCACAGCACATTTCTCACCAGATGAAATCGAAAAGCAAAACCATGATCTCATAAATCATGCTAATGACTTCTTAACTGATGAAGATACTGGCTTACCGGTTTTCTTAGAACCAGAAGCTGTGCAATTACTTAGCTTATGGTGTCGAACCCCGCAACAAATGCGGCGCTTCATTGGCATTATCTTAAATGCTAAGTACCGAGTTGAAAAGGATCATCAAGATATTGGCGTCATAATCCCGCTTGACGACGAAGCACTAAAACCTTTGATGACTAAAGCCTTAAGACGCTACTTTAACGCCCTAAGAAGCAATGAGAAGCATATCAAGAACGTGGAGAACTACTTATACGGCACCATGCAAAACCTATTTGGGATTTGGTGGAATAAACAAGCGGCTAGAGAATATGCGGCCAAACACCCCGAAGAAGAAAAGTCGGCCGACAACGATAACAGTGGGTTGTACTACTAGTCCTAAAAGGCTACAAAATCCTTTCTAAGCGGCTTTAAGACTTACTAACCTCTTTATACTTAAGTTAGATTTAAATGGCTTAAACAGAAGAATAGGGGCTTTTAAATGAGTGCCAGAGCTAACCAGCTCAAAAGTTCAGCCTTTAGATCAACGCCAAGCTCAAGTGATTTGAGGCCAGGGCTTTATCTATTGATGAGGTACTCAAAAGATAGTATAATGGTAGTAGTAAAAGAAAGGAGATGAGACAATCATGGCAGTTAAGGAAAAGAAACGGGTCCAAGTCAAGATTGATAAAGATTTGGCCGATGATACCGAAGCAGTTTTAAGCGAATTGGGCTTAAATCCAACCACGGCCATTAACATGTTTTACAAGCGGATTGTTGCTAATGGTGCTTTACCTTTTAATGCGTCTTTAAGCGAAGAAGAAAGAGCTAATTTACGCTTTTTAAAGGCGACCGAAGGGACACCAGTCACCGAGTTCAAAGACGCTAAAGAGGTCGCTGATTGGCTCAACGATCCAGATGAGGACTAATGACTTAGTCAGCCTATACGTTAGTTTTGTAGAAACTAACGGTGGCA
This window encodes:
- a CDS encoding type II toxin-antitoxin system RelB/DinJ family antitoxin, producing MAVKEKKRVQVKIDKDLADDTEAVLSELGLNPTTAINMFYKRIVANGALPFNASLSEEERANLRFLKATEGTPVTEFKDAKEVADWLNDPDED
- a CDS encoding replication initiator protein A, whose translation is MTKSTNFNYYEADNVYGALFFQFPKVLMYGEQYKHLSNDAKLAYMVLKDRLEYSLRNNWVDSEGHVYFIFTNQELMDLFNCSKGKVIKIKAELESIGLLVQKQMGFNPKTKKNEPNRLYLSKLDVKATDVYLRGEFGQKSSQTLATSGSSKNELPRETVETLATSGSSKNELPHKFVDTSSQTLATSGSSKNGLNLYREPKERDKNRYNIDTQKLNFSTAHFSPDEIEKQNHDLINHANDFLTDEDTGLPVFLEPEAVQLLSLWCRTPQQMRRFIGIILNAKYRVEKDHQDIGVIIPLDDEALKPLMTKALRRYFNALRSNEKHIKNVENYLYGTMQNLFGIWWNKQAAREYAAKHPEEEKSADNDNSGLYY